Part of the Virgibacillus natechei genome is shown below.
TCAACGAATTTCACTAATAATACGGAAGTGATAAGGAATAGTACCGCCACTAACCAGAATACATAGTCAATCTGGGCTCTAGCGGCCATAATACCACCAACGGCCGGCCCAATAATCGCCGCTATACCAATACAACCACCGGTCCAGGCCATTGCCTTGCCTCTTGATCCTTTCTTAGTCTGATCTCCCACATAAGCAAATGCTGCTGGAATCAAAACACCTCCGGCAATCCCATGAAGCAGCCGAATAACAAAAAGCTGTTCACCTGTCTGTGCAAATGGATAAAAGAATAGAATAAATGCACCACTTAGCATCCCTGCAAGCAGGACTTTCTTACGACCAAATCTATCAATAAAATGACCACCAAATATATTACCAGCCATATTAGTAAGCGAGTAAATCGCAACAATTGATCCCGCCAAAAAATGCGAAGCACCTAATTCAAGTGCATATGGCGTAATAATCGGCAGTTGAATAAATGTATCTAAAAATGAAACCATAATAATAAAATATAGAACTATCGTCATCCTAAAATCCCTCTCTTTCCTTCCCTATTATACATCACGAAAAGTATAAATTCGCTGGATAAAATTCAACAAATTTTAGAATGCGAATTACATGTTTAGAAAATGTGGCATTCGTTGCTTTTTCTACTCGCACTCGCTATCGGCAATAAAAAACGTATGTCAGGCTCGAAAGACCTGACATACGCATCATGTTCATAATGATTCATTCACTGAGCTAGTTATTTCCAATCGCCAACCGTTTCCTGTGTCATTTCAATTATCTGCTTCAATTTATCTATTGGGATTTGCCCTGGTGCAGAGCGTTGCACGCCTATGCCAAATGTCATGATTGACCCATACGCCCAGCCTACTATTCTACTCAAACTACCGATGTCCCCCATTGACATTGTTATAATAGGTATACGTAAATCGTCATCCATTTCTTTTGTTACGTTAAGTAATAGTAACACATCATCTTTATGCTCAGGCATGACAGCTACTTTAGCAATATCAGCACCGTAAGATTCAGACTTTATTGCTTGTTGCATGATGGTTTCGTTCTCCGGTGTAAAATCAAAGTTATGATAAGATAAGATTAATTTTTTATTATGGGACTTTGATATTCTTCGTAGTTCCTTAATATGCTCAGGATCATTGGATACTTCAAAGTCAATACTATTAACAGCTGGGCTTTTACATAGCTCACTTAATAAATGAACCTTTTCATCCTCTGTTAGCGAAATTTTTTGCCCACCTTCCCGTTCAGAACGAATAGTAACAATCATAGGCTTGTTACTAATAGAGGAAATTTCCTCCGCTATCATTAAAACATAATTGACATGATGAATGTCTTTTAGGAAATCTGCGCGCCACTCAATTACGTCTGGTTGTTTCGGAATAACAGTGTTCAGCTCATCACGTATTTCTTCTTTGTTTTTTCCGGTTAGAGACGTACATATATAAGGCGGTTTTTTATGTGTGAAAATATCCATTGTCATCGAAAGGTAACTCCTTTTTTTAGCAGTAAGAAAGTATAAACTTCCTCCTGTATAAGTGCGGGCTTGGGAACTCGCCATTAAAGGCTTGACGAATGCCAAATCTTCTAATCTATCTACATTACACTAATGTTATCATTATCGTAACTTGGATTTCTTATTATTGCAATAATTATAAGCCGATTTAGTTCTGAATTTCTAACAATATAGTAGAATAGAGTATAGTAGAATTTGTATGTTGTTATATGGAGGTGATGGGATGAACCTATCAAGCATTACTAAAAAATTGCAGAATAGAAGTCCCTCTATTCTTGGGCAAGATGAACTTCAGAAGTCCGCCATACTGCTCCCACTTATTCAAGTGGATAATGAAACGCATATTTTATTTGAAGTTAGGTCGATGAAAATGCGTAGACAACCAGGTGATATTTGTTTCCCTGGTGGCAAAATTGATAAAGCCGACAAGACCCCTAAACACGCTGCAATCCGGGAAACCACAGAAGAATTAGGGATTGATGAATCTGCTATTGGGGATGTTATTCCACTTGATTATATCGTGCATGACGCTGGGCGAATGATCTATCCATTTATCGGCACCCTTAAAAACGTTGAAAAAATCACGCCAAGCGAAGCTGAAGTAGAAGAAATTTTCACTGTTCCACTGGACTATTTCCTCCGAACAAAACCGGATATCCATAAAGTTGATATCAAAATCGAACCTGATAAAGATTTTCCATTTGATTTAATTGTTGGTGGCAAAAATTACAACTGGCATGCACGTCAAATCGATGAAATCTTTTATAAATATGATGGAAAAGTCATTTGGGGATTAACAGCAAAAATACTAAGGCACTTTTTAAGCTTACTGGACAAAGACAATAACGATATCAAGTAACACTATGTTTATCAATTATGAGCCAAAGGACTGGATCCGATTTATTTATACTCGGATCCAGTCCTTTTTTTGATAAGAACGTTTGAAACGTTCCTATCTGCTCACTGGCTAAAACTGTCACGTCCTGGGGCTGCGCGTAAATGTTCGCCCCACCGAAAACATTTGGGACTGCGCGTAAATGCTCATCCCACCGCAACCATTTGTGCGTCGTAAGTGGGCGTTGGCATGCACCTAAAGGCTTGGTCAATACCGGTTTTTTCAAAAAGTATAGAGTGAAATACAAGCTTCAACCCTCTTCACGTCTCCCTTCTTGTAAAATTAACACTATCTTTACACTATCTACATACTGACTTAACATTCACCTATTATACTAGCAAATGAGGGTGGACATCGCCCAAAAATAATTAAGGGGAGGACATTATTTATGAGTTTCAAGAAGGTTTCGTTTTTTCTAGTAGTAGTAACCATGGCAGTTCTAATCGCAGCTTGTGGGGGAACAAGTGCAGAAGAAGGTTCAGATGAAAGTTCAGAAGAATTCGGTGATAACGTGGTTATAGATGGATCAGGAACGGTTTATCCTTTAATGTCCCGATTAGCTGAGGAGTACATGGTAAATGAACAACCAGACGTATCTGTTGAAGTAAGTCGTGCAGGTACAAGCGCTGGATTTGATAGATTTCTAGAAGAAGACGGCACAGACTTTAATGATGCTTCACGTCCAATTGCAGAAGATGAACAAGCGGCTGCAGAAGAACTTGGATTTGAACCAATGGAGTTAAAGGTAGCCTTAGATGGCTTAACGATGGTTATCCATCCTGATAATGACTGGGCAACTGAAATGACGGAACAAGAGGTTATTGACATTTTCCTTGCAGATAGTGATGTTACTACCTGGGATGACGTTAATTCTGAATGGCCTGATGAAGAAATCAGCAAAATGGGGCCAAATGAAAACCACGGTACGTATGAATTCTTTTATGAAGAAATTTTAAATGAACAAGATTTGGATCAAAATACGAATCTGCAGCAAGAATATTCAACACTGGTTAACTTAGTCGGAGAAGACGTAAATGGGATTGCATTCTTTGGCTTTGGTTACTACGTAAATAACCAAGATGACCTGCAGGCTGTAAGCATTGATTTCGGGGACGGGCCGGTGGAACCATCACTAGACACAATTGATGAAGAAGGTGACTACGCTGACTTTACTCGCCCTGTATTCACGTACTTAAATGTTGAGAATGCTAAGGAAAAACCACAGGTATTAGACTACGCTTTATATATTGTAAATAACGCAAATGACTTTGCTGGAGAAACTGGATTCGCACCAATTCCTGAAGATGAAATTCAAGAATTAGCTGAAGAATTAGAAGCGCTTCAATAATAGTACTAGATTCTTATAACAGAGGCAACTAAGGTGGGGGGGCTTGAACGCACTCCCGTCTTATTGTCCTTTACAAAGCCTGAAAGGAGCTCCGAAAATTGGCAGCAAACAGCGAAAGTAACCGTGTAAATGTCAAGGAAATGATTAACAAAAATAAAAACGGGAAAAACATGTCCAATCTAACGGACGCTGTTGTTCCAGCGATCCTATTCATGATTGCATTGATCTCCGTACTTACAACAATCGGTATCATTTACACGTTATTATCTGAGGCAATCGAATTTTTTAGGCGGGTACCTATTTGGGATTTCTTTACGGGCACAGTGCTGCGGCCATTAAGCCAGAACCCAGAGTTCGGTATATTACCTCTAATAAACGGAACCATCATTTCTTCTCTAATAGCAATCTTTGTAGCAGGACCTATCGGCATTATGACAGCTGTTTATTTGAGTGAATATGCGACAGACAAATTAAGAAG
Proteins encoded:
- the aroD gene encoding type I 3-dehydroquinate dehydratase; this encodes MTMDIFTHKKPPYICTSLTGKNKEEIRDELNTVIPKQPDVIEWRADFLKDIHHVNYVLMIAEEISSISNKPMIVTIRSEREGGQKISLTEDEKVHLLSELCKSPAVNSIDFEVSNDPEHIKELRRISKSHNKKLILSYHNFDFTPENETIMQQAIKSESYGADIAKVAVMPEHKDDVLLLLNVTKEMDDDLRIPIITMSMGDIGSLSRIVGWAYGSIMTFGIGVQRSAPGQIPIDKLKQIIEMTQETVGDWK
- a CDS encoding NUDIX hydrolase, with translation MNLSSITKKLQNRSPSILGQDELQKSAILLPLIQVDNETHILFEVRSMKMRRQPGDICFPGGKIDKADKTPKHAAIRETTEELGIDESAIGDVIPLDYIVHDAGRMIYPFIGTLKNVEKITPSEAEVEEIFTVPLDYFLRTKPDIHKVDIKIEPDKDFPFDLIVGGKNYNWHARQIDEIFYKYDGKVIWGLTAKILRHFLSLLDKDNNDIK
- a CDS encoding PstS family phosphate ABC transporter substrate-binding protein — encoded protein: MSFKKVSFFLVVVTMAVLIAACGGTSAEEGSDESSEEFGDNVVIDGSGTVYPLMSRLAEEYMVNEQPDVSVEVSRAGTSAGFDRFLEEDGTDFNDASRPIAEDEQAAAEELGFEPMELKVALDGLTMVIHPDNDWATEMTEQEVIDIFLADSDVTTWDDVNSEWPDEEISKMGPNENHGTYEFFYEEILNEQDLDQNTNLQQEYSTLVNLVGEDVNGIAFFGFGYYVNNQDDLQAVSIDFGDGPVEPSLDTIDEEGDYADFTRPVFTYLNVENAKEKPQVLDYALYIVNNANDFAGETGFAPIPEDEIQELAEELEALQ